The following are encoded in a window of Sphingobium sp. AP49 genomic DNA:
- a CDS encoding efflux transporter outer membrane subunit, translating into MRYRIAWLAGSVLALSACAAGPDYHAPQSAALGIPESYSQGGNAPTDPATLASWWTQLGDPTLTTLIDQAIAGNLDIVQAQARLRQARESLRQANASFLPQLSGSASGGRNYNSGGSGVRVDDNGNVINTGQGKWTNSYNAGINASWQVDLFGELSRTSEAARADLAASGYDLANVRMSIIAELVSNYVQARLAQEQLRIARESQRVQKDNYDIASWRLQAGLVSSLDEQQAKAQLAQTNATIPQLEASLRGSLNRIAVLTGQAPGEATRTLETPAAIPTASTRIATGIPADTLRQRPDIRSAERSLAAATARIGVAQAQLYPSLAISGNINSTSTAIKNLFDVITGNVFANVAQVIFDGGRLASQVRAQRAATDGAFALYKQTVLTGLEDVENAMASLSSARARKVEFASAMEASNNAAIMARSQYQAGLIDFQTLSTSETTLLNARNSFASAQSDEILAIAQLYNALGGGWQNMDDRPHEQ; encoded by the coding sequence GTGCGATATCGCATTGCATGGCTCGCGGGATCGGTCCTCGCCTTGTCCGCCTGCGCGGCAGGGCCGGACTATCACGCACCCCAGTCCGCCGCGCTCGGCATTCCCGAAAGCTATAGCCAGGGCGGAAATGCGCCCACCGATCCGGCGACGCTGGCCAGTTGGTGGACGCAGTTGGGCGACCCGACACTGACCACGCTGATCGATCAGGCGATCGCCGGCAATCTCGATATCGTCCAGGCGCAGGCACGGCTGCGGCAGGCGCGGGAATCGCTGCGCCAGGCCAATGCCTCCTTCCTGCCGCAGCTGAGCGGATCGGCGAGCGGCGGCCGCAACTATAATAGCGGCGGCAGCGGCGTGCGCGTCGACGACAATGGCAATGTCATCAACACCGGCCAGGGCAAATGGACCAACAGCTATAATGCCGGCATCAATGCCAGTTGGCAGGTAGACCTGTTCGGCGAATTGTCACGCACATCGGAAGCCGCGCGCGCCGACCTCGCCGCATCGGGCTATGACCTCGCCAATGTCCGGATGAGCATCATCGCCGAACTGGTGAGCAATTATGTCCAGGCGCGCCTGGCCCAGGAGCAATTGCGCATCGCCCGCGAAAGCCAGCGGGTGCAGAAGGATAATTATGACATCGCCAGCTGGCGGCTGCAGGCGGGGCTCGTCTCCTCGCTCGACGAGCAGCAGGCCAAGGCGCAGCTGGCCCAGACCAACGCCACCATCCCGCAGCTGGAAGCCAGCCTGCGCGGTAGCCTCAACCGCATTGCGGTGCTGACCGGGCAGGCACCGGGCGAAGCGACCCGCACGCTGGAGACGCCCGCCGCCATTCCGACCGCCTCGACCCGGATCGCGACCGGCATCCCGGCCGACACGCTGCGCCAGCGGCCCGATATCCGCTCGGCCGAACGTTCGCTGGCAGCCGCCACTGCGCGGATCGGCGTCGCCCAGGCGCAGCTCTACCCCTCGCTCGCGATCAGCGGCAACATCAACTCCACCAGCACCGCGATCAAGAATCTGTTCGATGTCATCACCGGCAACGTCTTTGCCAATGTCGCCCAGGTAATCTTCGACGGCGGCCGACTCGCGTCCCAGGTCCGGGCACAGCGGGCTGCGACCGACGGCGCCTTCGCCCTTTACAAGCAGACGGTGCTGACCGGGCTGGAGGATGTCGAGAACGCCATGGCCTCGCTGAGCAGCGCCCGCGCCCGCAAGGTCGAGTTCGCCAGCGCCATGGAAGCGTCGAACAATGCCGCGATCATGGCCCGCAGCCAGTATCAGGCCGGCCTGATCGACTTCCAGACGCTGTCGACCAGCGAAACCACCCTGCTGAACGCCCGCAACAGCTTCGCCAGCGCCCAATCGGACGAGATACTGGCCATCGCCCAGCTCTATAATGCGCTGGGTGGCGGCTGGCAGAATATGGATGACCGCCCCCATGAGCAATGA
- a CDS encoding efflux RND transporter periplasmic adaptor subunit: protein MSNDASPDQDLNDFLGAKPEKPHRKWVMRGVIGVVLLILVLLVARCFSGDDKPNYATREARHGDLTVSVSATGNLKPINQVDVGSEQSGKITAVYVDVNDRVTKGQKLAELDTRRLVDTINQTQAQVASAQASVAQAQAQVALAKATLDRQLNVYQLSGGRVPAKTELDAARADYNGALANLHSAQAQVNVSRAQLSTAQTNLSIAQIVSPVTGVVLSRDIEPGQTVAASLNAPVLFTIAEDLTQMEVEVSVDEADVGQVKEGQTANFAVDAFPGRTFPAKVTRVNVGSNSSSSSSSSSTSTTTSTTGTVVAYTAVLSVDNQDETLRPGMTATADIVTQELHDVLLVPNSALRFKPTTAAQGGGITSVLPGPGRMRRSGANRQVNFGAGSSQTLYVLDEKGDPKAVQVTVGASDGTRTVITGGDLKPGMRVITGQLAAGAQQPAEDQKTDPAASAKDRPRNPAADGSPASVKSLGNSGDAPPQTAPVAPTPAAPQGSSTESRGTGRQSGT from the coding sequence ATGAGCAATGACGCCAGCCCCGACCAGGATCTCAACGACTTTCTTGGCGCCAAGCCGGAAAAGCCGCATCGCAAATGGGTGATGCGCGGCGTCATCGGCGTCGTGCTGCTGATCCTCGTGCTGTTGGTCGCGCGCTGCTTTTCAGGCGACGACAAGCCCAATTATGCGACCCGCGAAGCCCGCCATGGTGACCTGACGGTCAGCGTGTCGGCGACCGGCAATTTGAAGCCCATCAACCAGGTCGATGTGGGGTCCGAACAGTCGGGCAAGATCACCGCCGTCTATGTCGACGTCAATGATCGCGTGACCAAAGGACAGAAGCTGGCCGAACTGGACACCCGCCGCCTGGTCGACACGATCAACCAGACGCAGGCGCAGGTCGCCTCCGCCCAGGCCAGCGTTGCCCAGGCGCAGGCGCAGGTCGCCCTGGCCAAGGCGACGCTGGATCGTCAGCTCAACGTCTATCAGCTTTCGGGCGGCAGGGTGCCGGCCAAGACGGAACTGGACGCGGCACGCGCCGACTATAACGGCGCGCTCGCCAATCTCCATTCGGCCCAGGCGCAGGTCAATGTCTCGCGCGCCCAGCTGTCGACCGCGCAGACCAACCTCTCGATCGCCCAGATCGTCTCGCCCGTCACTGGCGTCGTGCTGTCGCGCGACATCGAACCGGGCCAGACCGTCGCCGCCTCGCTGAACGCGCCTGTCCTCTTCACCATCGCCGAAGACCTGACCCAGATGGAGGTCGAGGTATCGGTGGACGAAGCGGACGTCGGCCAGGTCAAGGAAGGCCAGACCGCCAATTTCGCCGTCGACGCCTTCCCCGGCCGCACCTTCCCGGCGAAGGTCACGCGGGTCAATGTCGGGTCGAACAGCTCCAGCAGCAGTTCGTCCTCGTCAACCAGCACGACCACCAGCACCACCGGCACGGTCGTCGCCTATACCGCCGTGCTGTCGGTCGACAATCAGGACGAAACGCTGCGCCCGGGCATGACCGCGACCGCCGACATCGTCACCCAGGAACTGCATGACGTGCTGCTGGTGCCCAACAGTGCGCTGCGCTTCAAGCCCACCACCGCAGCGCAGGGTGGCGGCATCACCAGCGTCCTGCCCGGCCCGGGCCGGATGCGCCGCAGCGGGGCCAATCGCCAGGTCAATTTCGGCGCCGGCAGCAGCCAGACCCTGTATGTGCTGGACGAAAAGGGCGATCCCAAGGCGGTGCAGGTGACCGTCGGCGCCAGCGACGGAACGCGCACCGTCATCACCGGCGGCGACCTGAAGCCCGGCATGAGGGTCATCACCGGACAGCTTGCTGCCGGCGCGCAGCAACCCGCCGAGGACCAGAAGACCGATCCTGCCGCCAGCGCCAAGGACCGCCCCCGCAACCCGGCCGCCGACGGCAGCCCGGCCAGTGTCAAGTCGCTTGGCAATTCGGGTGACGCGCCGCCGCAGACCGCACCGGTTGCCCCCACGCCGGCCGCGCCCCAGGGCAGCAGCACGGAAAGCCGGGGTACCGGCCGCCAGAGCGGAACCTGA
- a CDS encoding ABC transporter ATP-binding protein, whose translation MAADPIISLRGITKIFGSGPTAFQALKGIDLDIAQGDFVAVMGPSGSGKSTTMNILGCLDVPTGGEFLFKGRHVETLDRDQRALLRRRYLGFVFQGFNLLSRTTALENVELPLLYRGEDKKTRYDMGMAALDKVGLKDWWDHTPAELSGGQQQRVAIARAIVTQPDVLLADEPTGNLDSERSVEIMQLLTDLNQNSGITVLMVTHEPDMAAFAHTIVHFKDGLVERIEGGQGAAQKGTVG comes from the coding sequence ATGGCCGCCGACCCCATCATCTCGCTGCGGGGGATCACCAAGATCTTCGGCAGCGGCCCCACCGCGTTTCAGGCGCTCAAGGGCATTGACCTCGACATTGCGCAGGGCGATTTCGTCGCCGTCATGGGGCCTTCGGGCTCGGGCAAGTCGACGACGATGAATATATTGGGCTGCCTCGACGTGCCCACCGGCGGCGAATTCCTGTTCAAGGGCCGCCATGTCGAGACGCTGGACCGCGACCAGCGCGCGCTGCTGCGCCGCCGCTATCTCGGCTTCGTGTTCCAGGGCTTCAACCTGCTGTCGCGCACCACCGCGCTGGAGAATGTCGAACTGCCCCTGCTCTATCGCGGCGAGGACAAGAAGACCCGCTACGACATGGGCATGGCCGCGCTCGACAAGGTGGGCCTGAAGGACTGGTGGGACCATACCCCGGCGGAACTATCCGGCGGCCAGCAGCAGCGCGTCGCCATCGCCCGCGCCATCGTCACCCAGCCCGACGTGCTGCTGGCGGACGAGCCGACCGGCAATCTGGATTCCGAACGGTCGGTGGAGATCATGCAATTGCTGACCGACCTCAACCAGAATAGCGGCATCACCGTGCTGATGGTCACGCACGAACCGGACATGGCCGCTTTTGCCCACACCATCGTCCATTTCAAGGACGGGCTGGTCGAACGGATCGAGGGCGGCCAGGGCGCGGCGCAGAAAGGAACAGTGGGCTGA